CTGCCACATACCATTGCAGGAAATTATGCGTCGCATAGTCTCTTTCCTCCAAACTGATATGAACCAGATTATTGATGCTTTGCGATACTTTTACTTCATGCTCATACAACTGCTTGAACAACGCCCGAAACGAAGAATAATCCAGTAACGGTTCTTCGGTAGCAGATATTTTTGCCTGGCCGCCACGTTGGTTTACATACTTTACCAGCTTCAGCATGTGCATACGTTCTTCGTCAGATTGTGCATACATAAAGGTAGCAATACCTTCAAATCCCTGAATTTCCGCCCAGGAGGCCATTGCTAAATATATTTGTGAAGAGTCAGACTCTACTTTTATCTGATTATTAATCGCTGCTTCTAAAGATACTGATAACATAGTTTTATATTTTCGGGTGGTTATTTTATAGGTATTATGGCAATCTCAAGTCCGTTCAGGAATGCACTACAATTATAGCAAAAAGACTTCAAATGCCAGCCTATTGCTGCTGAAATTGTATCCTGAAACCTTAAAAGGAATTTAATTTCGGCTAATTTATTATTTTCTTCACAAAGGCATCAATTCGGGATGCTAAATCTTCGTTAACATTTACTAAAGGCAATCGGACTGTGTTTTCCGATAGTTGTAATGATTTAAATATTTCTTTGATTCCTCCTGGATTTCCCTGTTCAAAAATCATATCAATACTGTCTGCAATTTTATAATGCAATGCATAGGCCTCATCTACCTTACGCTCCAGCCCCAAACGAATCATTTGAGAAAATTCTTTTGGAAAGCCTTCTCCGATTACTGAAATCACCCCGGAACCACCTGCCAAAACCATTGGAAGTGCCACCATATCATCTCCTGAAATTACCAGGAAATCTTTCGGTTTATCCTGTATCAGCCTCATGGCCTGTACAATATCTCCAGCCGCCTCTTTTATGGCAACGATATTCTTAAAATCATTTGCAAGACGCACTACTGTAGCAGGCAACATATTGCTTGCCGTCCTTCCGGGAACGTTATACAAGATAACCGGAACCGGCGAAGCTTCCGCTATAGCTTTGAAATGTTGGTAAATTCCTTCTTGTGTTGGTTTGTTATAATACGGTGAAACCGATAAAATAGCTGCAAAAGCAGACAGGTCACGTGTTTTTAATTCGGCTACAACTTCCATTGTATTATTGCCTCCCACTCCCAAAACTAAAGGTAATCGGCCTTTATTCGCTTCAATGATCGTTGCGATTACAGTTTCTTTTTCCTCTTTAGTCAACGTTGCAGGTTCTCCTGTAGTTCCCAGCACGACAAGATATTCTACACCGCCATCGATTACATAATTAACAATAGCCGCTAAAGCTGCTGTATCTACCGATAAATCTTTTTTAAATGGGGTTACAAGTGCAACTCCGGTACCAACTAATGATTGCATATGGGATTATATTTTATTAAGTATTTTTAGATATTTGAATAATTCCTCTGTAAAAACCTTATAATTCTCTACATTCGAATGAATCATAAAATGATTAAGCCGCTTATCAACAGTAGAGAATCCAACTTTAAAACGGGCTATTGAAGCATTGGTCACATATAGTAAAGGAGCTTTTTCCGTATCGTAATAACTGATTAGCATATCGAATTCCTGCGCTATAAAAGCCGCAACGGATTCGTTCTTATTTTTCCCCTTCCACCCAATGTCTTTTCTGGTGAATGTTGGGTACAAATACACGTCGCTTTTTCGTTTTTTCTCGCGATAGACCACAATCTGAACCTGATTCAGGGCAATTCCACGATCGGTTATCTTTTTAATCAAGGCTTCTTTTTCGATAAAATGTGTTTCATCAATCAGCAATCCAACAGTATGAATCTTACGATCAGCATGGTTAGGAACGGTATCGGATAAACTTTTCTTAACGTTTTTTTTTATCGAAAAGTTCTTCAGGAAATTTAAAAACATAGTACTTTTACTTGGAATACAAATTTAATCAAAATTAAGTCTTTACTAATGACAAATCTAATAAACTACAAAGTTTTTAAAAAACAATTTGTTATATTTTTAACTCTGGGCGTTCTTTTATCCTGCGCTCCAAAACACGAATACATTACCCGAATTGAGGGAAAAAAGATCGGGATCGACCAAAGCTATACTCCCGTAGATTCCATCGAAAAATTCATTCGCCCGTACCGGGAACATATTGAACAGGATCTTGACAATGTATTATCCTACGCCCCGGTTACCTTTGACAAATCAAAAGGAGAATGGCAAACCACAATAGGCAATCTACAATCGGATATTACCCTTGCCAAAGCCAATAAGGTATTCCAGCTAAGGGAACACAAATCTGTTGATATCTGCCTTTTGAATCATGGCGGAATCCGATCCACCATCCCTAAAGGGAATATCACCACCCGTACTGCTTTTGAAATTATGCCTTTTGAAAACAATCTCTTTGTCGTCGCACTCAAAGGAGCTCAAATCGCAGAAATGGTAGAATACCTGATTAAAGCTAAAACACCACACCCTTTATCCGGGATGAGTTTTGCAATCGACAAAAATAACCAGCCTAAAAATATCCTGGTACAGGGACAACCACTTGAACTCGAAAAAACCTATTATGTAGCCACTAATGATTATTTGTACAATGGTGGTGACAGCATGTTTTTTTTCAAAAAAGCCATCAAATCCTATGACCTGGATTATAAATTACGAAATGTACTCATTGATTATTTCAAAGAAACCGATACCCTACCAGTACCGACCAATGCCCGAATCATCAAAGAATAACACAAAAGGAAAGCGTATCCCGAATTAGAGAATCAAAGAAATGAAAAGAAGAAATTTTATACAGACCACTGCTGCAAGCTCTGCCTTATTAGTACTTCCCAGCTTACCGTTGATGAGTTTTAACCCATTGACCACAAAACACATAACCATACTCCACACGAACGACGTACACAGCCACATTGATCCTTTTCCAGCCAGTGACCCCAAAAGCCCCAATATGGGCGGCGTTGCCAGAAGAGCTACATTAATTGACAGCATTCGAAAAGATAATCCAAATGTACTATTACTTGATGCCGGAGACATTTTTCAGGGCACCCCATATTTCAACTATTATGGTGGTGAATTGGAATTCAAACTCATGAGTATGCTGCAATACGATTTGGCAACACTGGGTAATCATGATTTTGACAATGGACTGGAAGGGTTCTTAGCCCAATTGCCTCATGCT
The Flavobacterium kingsejongi genome window above contains:
- the dapA gene encoding 4-hydroxy-tetrahydrodipicolinate synthase; translation: MQSLVGTGVALVTPFKKDLSVDTAALAAIVNYVIDGGVEYLVVLGTTGEPATLTKEEKETVIATIIEANKGRLPLVLGVGGNNTMEVVAELKTRDLSAFAAILSVSPYYNKPTQEGIYQHFKAIAEASPVPVILYNVPGRTASNMLPATVVRLANDFKNIVAIKEAAGDIVQAMRLIQDKPKDFLVISGDDMVALPMVLAGGSGVISVIGEGFPKEFSQMIRLGLERKVDEAYALHYKIADSIDMIFEQGNPGGIKEIFKSLQLSENTVRLPLVNVNEDLASRIDAFVKKIIN
- a CDS encoding ferritin — encoded protein: MLSVSLEAAINNQIKVESDSSQIYLAMASWAEIQGFEGIATFMYAQSDEERMHMLKLVKYVNQRGGQAKISATEEPLLDYSSFRALFKQLYEHEVKVSQSINNLVHISLEERDYATHNFLQWYVAEQIEEEASARTILDKINLIGDDKGGLYMFDNDMKNFNGQNVTQ
- a CDS encoding 5'-nucleotidase C-terminal domain-containing protein; the encoded protein is MTNLINYKVFKKQFVIFLTLGVLLSCAPKHEYITRIEGKKIGIDQSYTPVDSIEKFIRPYREHIEQDLDNVLSYAPVTFDKSKGEWQTTIGNLQSDITLAKANKVFQLREHKSVDICLLNHGGIRSTIPKGNITTRTAFEIMPFENNLFVVALKGAQIAEMVEYLIKAKTPHPLSGMSFAIDKNNQPKNILVQGQPLELEKTYYVATNDYLYNGGDSMFFFKKAIKSYDLDYKLRNVLIDYFKETDTLPVPTNARIIKE
- a CDS encoding DUF6913 domain-containing protein — encoded protein: MFLNFLKNFSIKKNVKKSLSDTVPNHADRKIHTVGLLIDETHFIEKEALIKKITDRGIALNQVQIVVYREKKRKSDVYLYPTFTRKDIGWKGKNKNESVAAFIAQEFDMLISYYDTEKAPLLYVTNASIARFKVGFSTVDKRLNHFMIHSNVENYKVFTEELFKYLKILNKI